Sequence from the Segatella copri genome:
ACATATTATCTTATCATCGCTTTCGGGCGATAGAAAAAGCGTAAACAAACGGATTATTCATCATATAAAACGAACAGAATATGAAAGTAACTATCAACAACAAAGAGACCGAGACACAGGCTAAAACCATCAGGGAGTTAGCCCAGGAACTCGATTTGCCAGCTACAGGAGTTGCAGTAGCTATCAGTAACGAAATGGTGCCTCGTGATGAATGGGAAAACACAATCATCGCAGAAGGAGCAGACATCGTTATCGTAAAAGCGTTCTGCGGAGGATAATGGTCTCAGAATACTGCGGAAAAGAATCACCCAAAAGTACTTTTCCTACAGAAATGAAAACAAAAATAACAACTCTATAATAAAACAATGGAAAAATTAGTAATCGCAGGCAGAGAGTTTAACTCCCGCCTCTTCTTGGGTACAGGAAAGTTTAACAACAATGCCCTCATGGCTGAAGCCATCAAAGCATCAGAAACAGAAATGGTTACTGTTGCTATGAAACGTATCGAACTCGAAGACAAGCAGGACGATCTGCTCTCTCATATTGTGCAGAACCCAAATATCCAGCTCCTTCCTAACACCAGTGGCGTGCGCAACGCCGAGGAGGCTGTCTTCGCAGCACAGATGGCTCGCGAGGCTTTCGGAACCAACTGGCTCAAGCTCGAAATCCACCCAGACCCTCGCTATCTTCTTCCAGACTCTATCGAGACGCTGAAGGCTACCGAAAAACTGGTAAAGCTCGGTTTCGTGGTATTGCCGTATTGCCAGGCAGACCCTACCCTCTGCAAGCACCTCGAAGAGGCTGGTGCTGCTACCGTGATGCCACTTGCTGCACCTATCGGTACCAACAAGGGATTGAGAATGAAGGACTTCCTGCAGATCATCATCGAGCAGGCTACTGTTCCAGTGGTAGTAGATGCAGGTATCGGTGCACCTAGCCACGCTGCCGAGGCTATGGAGATGGGTGCCAGCGCTTGCCTGGTTAATACAGCTATCGCCGTTGCCGGTGACCCTGTAGAGATGGCTAAGGCATTCAAGGAAGCTGTAGTATGCGGTCGCCGTGCTTACGAGGCAGGTCTCGGAGCCATCAGCGATTGTGCTGAGGCAAGTTCTCCTCTCACCGCATTCCTCAACGACTAATTATAATATAGATAATACAAAGGCATGAAGGATGAAGGCAAAGAAGCAAGAACGCTCTTTTTACCCTTTTACCTTTTTACCTTTTTACCTTTAAAAAATTATGCCAAACGATAAGAAAGCTTACGCCCAGAGAGAAAAGGCGTATATGCAGGGAAAACTCTTCCCACAGATCAAGGTTGGAATGACCAAGGTAAACCTCACTCCTACTGTTGTGAAGGATGAGCGCGGCATTCCTCATACAGAGCCAAACGCTCCGGTTTACATCTACGATACCAGCGGTCCTTACAGCGACCCTAACTATCAGGTAGATTTGAAGAAGGGCTTGCCAAGAATGCGCGAGCAGTGGATTCTCGACCGCAACGATACCGAGCAGCTCAAGGAAGTTACCAGCGAGTATGGCAAGCAGCGCCTTGCTGACCATAGCCTCGACCATCTCCGCTTCGAGCACATCCAGTTGCCTCGCCGTGCTCAGGCTGGCAAGCATATCACCCAGATGGCTTATGCCAAGGCGGGCATCATCACTCCAGAGATGGAGTACGTGGCTATCCGCGAGAACATGAACTGCCAGGAGTTGGGCATCGATACCCATATCACCCCTGAGTATGTTCGTGATGAGATTGCACGCGGACGTGCCGTTCTTCCTGCCAACATCAACCACCCGGAGAGTGAACCGATGATCATCGGCCGCAACTTCCTCGTGAAGATCAATACCAACATCGGTAACTCTGCCACTACCTCCAGCATCGAGGAAGAGGTGGATAAGGCTGTATGGTCTTGCAAGTGGGGAGGCGATACTTTGATGGACCTCTCTACCGGCGACAACATCCACGAAACCCGTGAATGGATTGTGCGCAACTGTCCTGTACCAGTAGGAACCGTGCCTATCTACCAGGCTTTGGAGAAGGTAAACGGCAAGGTAGAGGATCTGAACTGGGAGGTATTCCGTGATACCCTCATCGAGCAGTGCGAGCAGGGTGTTGACTATTTCACCATCCATGCCGGCATCCGTCGCCACAATGTGCATCTCGCCGACAGCCGTCTCTGCGGAATCGTGAGCCGTGGCGGTAGCATCATGAGCAAGTGGTGTCTCTACCACGATCAGGAGAGTTTCCTCTATGAGCACTTCGACGATATCTGCGACATCGTGGCACAGTATGACGTTGCCCTCTCTTTGGGTGATGGTCTGCGCCCAGGCTGTATTGCCGATGCCAACGATGCAGCCCAGTTTGCCGAGTTGGATACCATGGGCGAGCTTGTTACCCGTGCCTGGGACAAGAACGTACAGGCATTCATCGAGGGTCCAGGTCACGTGCCATTGCAGAAGATCAAGGAGAACATGGAGCGCCAGCTCGACCACTGTCACGAGGCACCATTCTACACCCTCGGCCCATTGGTTACCGATATCGCCCCAGGTTACGACCACATCACTTCAGCCATCGGTGGCGCCCAGATAGCATGGCTCGGCACTGCCATGCTCTGCTATGTAACACCTAAGGAGCACCTCGCATTGCCTAACAAGGAAGATGTGCGCACAGGTGTGGTAACCTATAAGATTGCCGCTCATGCAGCCGATTTGGCAAAGGGTCATCCAGGTGCAACTATCCGCGACAACGCCCTCTCCAAGGCACGTTTCGAGTTCCGCTGGAGAGACCAGTTCCACCTCTCTCTCGACCCAGAGCTCGCCTTAAAGTATTTCGAGGAGGCAGGTCATACAGACGGTGAGTACTGCACCATGTGTGGTCCAAACTTCTGCGCAGCCAAGTTGACACACGATTTGAGAAAGTTTAAAAAGTAAGAAAATGTTTTCAGACGAATTAAAGAATATCAGTTGGGAGGAGACCACGGAGCGCATTGCTCGAATGACCGATAACGATGTGCGCCGTGCCCTTGCCAAGGACCATTGCGA
This genomic interval carries:
- a CDS encoding thiazole synthase → MEKLVIAGREFNSRLFLGTGKFNNNALMAEAIKASETEMVTVAMKRIELEDKQDDLLSHIVQNPNIQLLPNTSGVRNAEEAVFAAQMAREAFGTNWLKLEIHPDPRYLLPDSIETLKATEKLVKLGFVVLPYCQADPTLCKHLEEAGAATVMPLAAPIGTNKGLRMKDFLQIIIEQATVPVVVDAGIGAPSHAAEAMEMGASACLVNTAIAVAGDPVEMAKAFKEAVVCGRRAYEAGLGAISDCAEASSPLTAFLND
- the thiS gene encoding sulfur carrier protein ThiS, with product MKVTINNKETETQAKTIRELAQELDLPATGVAVAISNEMVPRDEWENTIIAEGADIVIVKAFCGG
- the thiC gene encoding phosphomethylpyrimidine synthase ThiC, with product MPNDKKAYAQREKAYMQGKLFPQIKVGMTKVNLTPTVVKDERGIPHTEPNAPVYIYDTSGPYSDPNYQVDLKKGLPRMREQWILDRNDTEQLKEVTSEYGKQRLADHSLDHLRFEHIQLPRRAQAGKHITQMAYAKAGIITPEMEYVAIRENMNCQELGIDTHITPEYVRDEIARGRAVLPANINHPESEPMIIGRNFLVKINTNIGNSATTSSIEEEVDKAVWSCKWGGDTLMDLSTGDNIHETREWIVRNCPVPVGTVPIYQALEKVNGKVEDLNWEVFRDTLIEQCEQGVDYFTIHAGIRRHNVHLADSRLCGIVSRGGSIMSKWCLYHDQESFLYEHFDDICDIVAQYDVALSLGDGLRPGCIADANDAAQFAELDTMGELVTRAWDKNVQAFIEGPGHVPLQKIKENMERQLDHCHEAPFYTLGPLVTDIAPGYDHITSAIGGAQIAWLGTAMLCYVTPKEHLALPNKEDVRTGVVTYKIAAHAADLAKGHPGATIRDNALSKARFEFRWRDQFHLSLDPELALKYFEEAGHTDGEYCTMCGPNFCAAKLTHDLRKFKK